In a genomic window of Chthoniobacterales bacterium:
- a CDS encoding glycosyltransferase family 4 protein codes for MKIIHHERKRLESHFSIERLFAEIRRHMPPDCEVESCPAPYASAGFLPRWRNVRHASKQKADVHHIVGDSHYLAFGLPPEKTVLTIHDCAALDRLTGWKRALLKYFWFTGPMRRAAVVTTISQATKEELRKWVGPLAERVVVVPDCVFEEFIYDPKPFNEQAPVVLQVGTKWNKNVERVAEAIAPTGCRLHVIGDLEPEQRSKCQALGIPYCARGAVSDEALVQAYRQCDIVVFASLYEGFGLPILEAQATGRPVITSRISSLPEAAGDGALLVDPYSVDDIRAAVMRVVQDAALRAALVEKGLRNAERFRPEVVAARYAGIYRKVAEEA; via the coding sequence ATGAAAATCATTCATCACGAGCGGAAGCGGCTGGAGTCGCATTTCAGCATCGAGCGGCTGTTTGCCGAGATCCGGAGGCACATGCCGCCGGACTGCGAGGTGGAGTCTTGTCCCGCGCCGTATGCAAGCGCCGGGTTCTTGCCTCGCTGGCGCAACGTGCGGCATGCATCGAAGCAAAAGGCGGATGTGCATCACATTGTGGGCGATTCGCATTATCTCGCATTCGGGCTGCCGCCGGAGAAGACGGTGCTGACGATCCATGATTGCGCGGCATTGGATCGTCTGACGGGATGGAAACGGGCGTTGTTGAAATATTTCTGGTTCACCGGGCCGATGCGGCGCGCCGCGGTAGTGACGACGATCTCGCAGGCAACGAAAGAGGAGTTGCGGAAATGGGTTGGTCCGTTGGCCGAAAGGGTTGTCGTCGTGCCCGATTGTGTGTTCGAAGAATTCATTTACGACCCGAAACCGTTCAACGAGCAGGCACCGGTCGTTCTGCAAGTGGGGACGAAATGGAACAAGAATGTCGAGCGGGTGGCGGAGGCGATCGCGCCCACCGGGTGCCGGTTGCATGTCATCGGTGACTTGGAACCCGAGCAAAGGTCGAAGTGCCAAGCGCTGGGCATCCCCTATTGCGCGCGAGGTGCGGTGAGTGACGAGGCACTTGTGCAGGCGTATCGGCAGTGCGATATCGTGGTGTTCGCGTCGCTTTACGAGGGCTTCGGATTGCCGATCCTCGAAGCTCAGGCCACGGGGCGGCCCGTGATCACATCGAGGATCAGTTCTCTGCCCGAAGCGGCAGGCGACGGGGCGCTGCTCGTCGATCCGTATTCGGTCGATGATATCCGGGCCGCGGTGATGCGGGTGGTCCAAGATGCGGCTTTGAGGGCCGCGTTGGTTGAGAAGGGGCTCAGGAATGCCGAGCGATTCCGCCCGGAAGTCGTCGCCGCACGATATGCGGGGATTTATCGGAAAGTTGCAGAAGAGGCTTGA